A genomic window from Methylorubrum extorquens includes:
- a CDS encoding DUF6352 family protein produces the protein MTEFWVSSGHHLTQRTEGGGLAVTDELILAYLARPELVPPEESCVAERALHAGLLSDPRRPVSSSELREIADADARENWEVMLAFRELLLTARSVEAAYLALVRGGLQGVPGLFLTQLVHLILRNALDACEDPFVLRAAELFFRSQRASLHESAVLLADAEVIEAREGGAPLSPLVTMLGKEAANELDVLNEENAWTYWSRSDAFTMALNLGTSGRSRAGLARAIEAFVRHLLNAEVTVTPLDRLEDPDWRWFVGLDAEGTRIGNALWRGETLDEAARERVIAVFSLTFADPARVDPRVGERPVYLLLAMTPDKTVQFKPQNLVVGLPLASDRAAA, from the coding sequence ATGACCGAGTTCTGGGTATCGAGCGGCCACCACCTGACGCAGCGCACCGAAGGGGGCGGGCTCGCCGTCACGGACGAGCTGATCCTCGCCTATCTCGCGCGCCCCGAACTGGTGCCGCCGGAGGAATCCTGCGTGGCCGAACGCGCGCTGCACGCGGGCCTTCTTTCCGATCCGCGCCGGCCGGTCTCGAGTAGCGAACTCCGAGAAATCGCGGACGCGGATGCGCGGGAGAACTGGGAGGTGATGCTCGCCTTCCGCGAGCTGCTGCTTACGGCCCGCTCGGTGGAGGCGGCCTATCTCGCCCTCGTGCGCGGCGGGTTGCAGGGCGTGCCGGGGCTGTTTCTCACCCAGCTCGTGCATCTCATCCTGCGCAACGCGCTCGATGCTTGCGAGGACCCGTTCGTGCTGCGCGCCGCCGAACTGTTCTTCCGCTCGCAGCGCGCCAGCCTGCACGAGAGCGCGGTGCTGCTGGCGGACGCCGAGGTGATCGAGGCGCGGGAGGGCGGTGCGCCGCTCTCGCCGTTGGTGACGATGCTCGGCAAGGAAGCGGCGAACGAACTCGACGTGCTGAACGAGGAGAACGCCTGGACCTACTGGAGCCGGTCGGACGCCTTCACCATGGCGCTCAATCTCGGCACAAGCGGCCGAAGCCGGGCGGGGCTGGCGCGGGCGATCGAGGCGTTCGTGCGCCACCTCCTCAACGCGGAGGTGACGGTGACGCCCCTCGACCGGCTGGAGGATCCCGACTGGCGCTGGTTCGTCGGGCTCGATGCGGAGGGCACGCGGATCGGCAACGCGCTCTGGCGCGGCGAGACGCTGGACGAGGCTGCCCGCGAGCGGGTGATCGCGGTGTTCAGCCTCACCTTCGCCGATCCGGCCCGCGTCGATCCCCGGGTCGGAGAGCGGCCGGTCTATCTTCTGCTCGCCATGACGCCGGACAAGACCGTGCAGTTCAAGCCACAGAACCTCGTCGTCGGATTGCCGCTGGCCTCCGACCGGGCCGCCGCGTGA
- a CDS encoding DUF6505 family protein: MSAGKLPRTLRLDPSDTFVFARAAEAGEWAVTGSFLFFDADLSALAGKERAAFRSGFVGVRSLGFSTLVVVSEASDAERAAAVEDLARHIHERFGAPNREAARAAAREEIEVAASLCNLPVGSVVAMHRSERDGEIAEEFRTLHQRVPGADPLHGRAFHFVETDEDGPDEQADLVGLLSNASAGAERA; this comes from the coding sequence TTGAGTGCGGGCAAGCTGCCGCGGACCCTGCGGCTCGACCCCTCTGACACCTTCGTCTTCGCGCGGGCCGCCGAGGCCGGAGAGTGGGCGGTGACGGGCTCGTTCCTGTTTTTCGATGCCGACCTCTCCGCACTCGCGGGCAAGGAGCGGGCGGCGTTCCGCTCCGGCTTCGTCGGCGTGCGCTCGCTCGGCTTCTCGACCCTCGTCGTCGTCAGCGAGGCGAGCGACGCCGAGCGCGCGGCGGCGGTCGAGGATCTCGCCCGCCACATCCACGAGCGCTTCGGCGCACCGAATCGCGAGGCGGCCCGCGCCGCGGCGCGCGAGGAGATCGAGGTCGCGGCCTCGCTGTGCAACCTGCCGGTCGGCAGCGTCGTGGCGATGCACCGGAGCGAGCGCGACGGCGAGATCGCGGAGGAGTTCCGCACCCTGCACCAGCGCGTACCCGGCGCCGACCCGCTGCACGGGCGCGCCTTCCACTTCGTCGAGACCGACGAGGACGGGCCCGACGAACAGGCCGACCTCGTCGGACTTCTGAGCAACGCCTCCGCGGGGGCCGAGAGAGCATGA
- a CDS encoding biotin/lipoate--protein ligase family protein, whose translation MTLPLDIGSPGLRLAPLVLPPAFTGLVAAGSAAGLACRMAESGEADAATLLMEERDDVIAFAVVLAPTEPLATARRAFFVGMQALADAVGAFGPPEIPVTFHWPDTLSFNGARLGGGALHWPQGCEGAETPDWLVFSAMLIASKRDAGDPGLTPDSTSLEEEGFPKDLREPLVESFARHLTKAFEIWDEDGAARSTGRYLTRLVLPPGVRATIEPSGDTRLVHADGRSETLKLLPALISPSWRDSDTGAVRL comes from the coding sequence ATGACCCTCCCCCTCGATATCGGATCGCCGGGCCTGCGCCTCGCGCCGCTTGTCCTGCCGCCGGCCTTCACCGGTCTCGTTGCAGCGGGCTCCGCGGCGGGGCTGGCCTGCCGGATGGCGGAGAGCGGCGAGGCCGACGCCGCCACTCTCCTCATGGAAGAGCGCGACGACGTCATCGCCTTCGCGGTGGTGCTGGCGCCGACCGAGCCGCTGGCTACGGCGCGCCGCGCCTTCTTCGTCGGGATGCAGGCGCTCGCCGACGCGGTCGGCGCGTTCGGGCCGCCGGAGATTCCGGTGACGTTCCACTGGCCCGACACGCTGAGCTTCAACGGCGCCCGTCTCGGCGGCGGCGCGCTGCACTGGCCTCAAGGCTGCGAGGGGGCCGAGACGCCGGACTGGCTCGTCTTCTCGGCGATGCTGATCGCCTCGAAGCGGGATGCGGGCGACCCCGGCCTTACGCCCGACTCGACCTCGCTGGAGGAAGAGGGCTTCCCCAAGGACCTGCGCGAGCCCTTGGTCGAGAGCTTCGCCCGCCATCTCACGAAGGCGTTCGAGATCTGGGACGAGGACGGCGCCGCGCGCTCGACGGGGCGCTATCTCACTCGCCTCGTGTTGCCGCCGGGCGTGCGGGCGACGATCGAACCGAGCGGCGATACCCGGCTCGTTCACGCCGACGGCCGCAGCGAAACCCTGAAGCTGCTGCCGGCGCTGATCTCCCCCTCCTGGCGCGATTCGGACACCGGCGCGGTGCGGCTTTGA
- a CDS encoding 4Fe-4S binding protein, which produces MPLDVAALEKGCGSRVRTADQLCGRELDRYREALATGLPVTVSCTLQAPLFEEIAAEMEAEERVTFAKIRETAGWSSEADRAGPKMAALLAAAAEAVPAAGTVPLESRGVALIYGRDEAAIEAGRRLAEHLDVTVLLSRPGEVAPLHRNEFPVIRGTVRGATGHLGAFDLRIDDYALPAPSSRTHLVFGAGRDGAVSTCDLILDLTGGTPLFPAHELRSGYLRADPRDPAAVERAVMAASHLVGEFDKTRFIDFRGDLCAHSRSRITGCTRCLDVCPTGAIAPAGDTVAIDPYVCAGCGSCAAVCPTGAANYALPPADALMRRLRSLMRAYRAAGGADAVVLFYDGDHGEPLIDALGRYGEGLPAHVLPVRVNEVTQFGPEVLAALFAYGAAGVRVLVRERPKHDLDSLHRTVALARTLADALGYGSGTEAPTVALIETDDPDALGAALRSAVPGRATAAPAGFVPVGSKREMLRLAFREMHAVAPTPVAAVPLAAGAPFGGLNFRTEDCTLCLSCVGACPTHALSDSSERPLLAFEESLCVQCGLCAATCPEDVISLKPQIDFEAWSEPRRIVKEEEPFCCITCAKPFGTRATIERVIGKLRERHWMFSGEAGEQRIRSLMMCDDCRVEAALTQGFDPHAAPPAKPRTTEDYLREREAAGRLPG; this is translated from the coding sequence ATGCCGCTCGATGTCGCGGCCCTGGAAAAGGGTTGCGGCTCCCGCGTGCGCACCGCCGACCAGCTTTGCGGGCGAGAACTCGACCGTTACCGTGAGGCCCTGGCCACGGGCCTTCCCGTCACGGTCTCCTGCACGCTTCAGGCGCCACTCTTCGAGGAAATCGCCGCCGAGATGGAGGCGGAGGAGCGCGTCACCTTCGCCAAGATCCGCGAAACCGCCGGCTGGTCGTCCGAGGCCGATCGGGCCGGTCCGAAGATGGCGGCCTTGCTCGCCGCGGCGGCGGAGGCGGTCCCCGCCGCCGGCACGGTACCGCTGGAGAGCCGCGGCGTTGCCCTGATCTACGGGCGCGACGAGGCGGCGATCGAGGCAGGGCGGCGTCTGGCCGAGCATCTCGACGTCACCGTGCTCCTGAGCCGACCCGGCGAGGTCGCGCCGCTCCACCGCAACGAGTTCCCGGTGATCCGCGGCACGGTGCGTGGGGCGACGGGCCATCTCGGCGCGTTCGACCTTCGCATCGACGACTACGCCCTGCCGGCACCGTCCTCGCGCACGCATCTCGTGTTTGGGGCAGGGCGCGATGGGGCGGTCTCGACCTGCGACCTGATCCTCGACCTCACCGGCGGCACGCCGCTCTTCCCCGCGCACGAGTTGCGCAGCGGCTACCTGCGCGCCGACCCGCGTGACCCGGCGGCGGTCGAGCGCGCGGTGATGGCGGCTTCCCACCTCGTCGGCGAGTTCGACAAGACCCGCTTCATCGATTTCCGCGGCGATCTGTGCGCCCATTCCCGCTCGCGCATCACCGGCTGCACCCGCTGCCTCGACGTCTGCCCGACCGGGGCGATCGCGCCGGCCGGCGACACGGTGGCGATCGATCCTTATGTCTGCGCCGGTTGCGGAAGCTGCGCCGCCGTCTGCCCGACGGGGGCCGCCAACTACGCCCTGCCGCCGGCCGACGCGCTGATGCGCCGCCTGCGCAGCCTGATGCGCGCCTACCGGGCCGCCGGCGGCGCGGACGCGGTGGTGCTGTTCTATGACGGCGACCACGGCGAGCCGCTGATCGACGCGCTCGGCCGCTACGGCGAGGGCCTGCCGGCCCATGTCCTGCCGGTGCGGGTCAACGAAGTGACGCAGTTCGGCCCCGAGGTTCTGGCCGCGCTGTTCGCCTACGGTGCGGCCGGGGTGCGGGTGCTCGTGCGCGAGCGCCCCAAGCACGACCTCGACAGCTTGCACCGCACCGTGGCGCTTGCCCGGACGCTGGCCGACGCCCTCGGCTACGGCAGCGGCACGGAGGCGCCGACCGTCGCCCTGATCGAGACCGACGACCCCGACGCGCTCGGCGCGGCGCTCCGCTCGGCCGTCCCCGGCCGTGCGACTGCGGCACCGGCCGGTTTCGTGCCCGTCGGCAGCAAGCGTGAGATGCTGCGCCTCGCCTTTCGCGAGATGCATGCGGTCGCGCCCACCCCGGTCGCCGCGGTGCCGCTGGCCGCCGGGGCGCCGTTCGGCGGGCTGAACTTCCGCACCGAGGATTGCACGCTGTGCCTCTCCTGCGTCGGCGCCTGCCCGACCCATGCCCTGTCGGACAGCTCGGAGCGACCGTTGCTGGCGTTTGAGGAGAGCCTGTGCGTGCAGTGTGGCCTGTGTGCGGCCACCTGCCCGGAGGACGTCATCAGCCTGAAGCCGCAGATCGACTTCGAGGCGTGGAGCGAGCCGCGCCGGATCGTGAAGGAGGAGGAGCCGTTCTGCTGCATCACCTGCGCCAAGCCGTTCGGCACCCGCGCCACGATCGAGCGGGTGATCGGCAAGCTGCGCGAGCGGCACTGGATGTTCTCCGGCGAGGCCGGCGAGCAACGCATCCGCTCGCTGATGATGTGCGACGATTGCCGCGTCGAGGCGGCGCTGACGCAGGGTTTCGACCCGCACGCCGCGCCGCCGGCCAAGCCGCGCACCACCGAGGATTACCTGCGCGAGCGGGAGGCGGCCGGACGGCTGCCAGGATGA
- a CDS encoding ABC transporter ATP-binding protein: MPPIVSIANLSKVYASGLHALRDVNLDIAKGEIFALLGPNGAGKSTLINIVCGIVTPSTGQIRVGGHDILGDYRAARRMIGLVPQELTTDAFEKVWDTVSFSRGLFGLPKNPAHIERVLRDLSLYDKRESRIMQLSGGMKRRVLIAKALAHEPQVLFLDEPTAGVDVELRQDMWRLVRRLREQGVTVILTTHYIEEAEEMADRVGVIRKGEIILVEDKVELMRKLGKKQLILHLREPVSVLPENLARHDLHLGADGRSLVYTYDTRRERTGITGLLGELADAGIAFTDLDTSQSSLEDIFVDLVRERA, translated from the coding sequence ATGCCACCGATCGTCTCGATCGCGAACCTCTCGAAGGTGTACGCGTCGGGGTTGCACGCCCTGCGCGACGTGAACCTCGACATCGCCAAGGGCGAGATCTTCGCGCTGCTGGGGCCGAACGGCGCCGGCAAATCGACTCTCATCAACATCGTCTGCGGGATCGTCACGCCGAGCACGGGCCAGATCCGCGTCGGCGGCCACGACATCCTCGGCGACTATCGCGCCGCGCGCCGGATGATCGGACTGGTGCCGCAGGAACTCACCACCGACGCCTTCGAGAAGGTGTGGGACACGGTTAGCTTCAGCCGCGGCCTGTTCGGGCTGCCCAAGAACCCGGCCCATATCGAGCGAGTGCTCAGGGATCTCTCCCTGTACGACAAGCGCGAGAGCCGCATCATGCAGCTCTCCGGAGGCATGAAGCGTCGGGTCCTGATCGCCAAGGCGCTCGCCCACGAGCCGCAGGTGCTGTTCCTCGACGAGCCGACGGCCGGCGTCGACGTGGAGCTGCGCCAGGACATGTGGCGCCTCGTGCGCCGCCTGCGCGAGCAGGGCGTCACGGTCATCCTCACCACGCACTACATCGAGGAGGCCGAGGAGATGGCCGACCGGGTGGGCGTGATCCGCAAGGGCGAGATCATCCTCGTCGAGGACAAGGTCGAGCTGATGCGCAAGCTCGGCAAGAAGCAGCTCATCCTGCACCTGCGCGAGCCGGTTAGCGTCCTGCCGGAGAACCTCGCGCGTCACGACCTCCACCTCGGCGCGGACGGGCGCAGCCTCGTCTACACCTACGACACGCGGCGCGAGCGCACCGGTATCACCGGCCTGCTCGGCGAGCTGGCCGATGCCGGCATCGCGTTTACCGACCTCGATACCAGCCAGAGCTCGCTCGAAGACATCTTCGTCGATCTCGTCCGCGAGCGCGCATGA
- a CDS encoding ABC transporter permease: protein MMGVSMLNVPAVLAIYRFEMARFWRTALQSIVAPVISTSLYFVVFGAAIGSRMQTVDGVPYGAFIVPGLIMLSLLTQSVSNAAFGIYFPRFAGTIYELLSAPISPFEVVLGYVGAAATKSIIIGLIILATASLFVPLHIEHPFWMVFFLLLTALTFSLFGFVIGLWADGFEKLQLVPLLIVTPLTFLGGSFYSIDMLPPFWRAVTLFNPVVYLVSGFRWAFFGKGDVAVGVSIAATLAFLALCLGLVTYIFRTGYRLKS, encoded by the coding sequence ATGATGGGCGTATCCATGCTGAACGTCCCGGCGGTCCTCGCCATCTACCGCTTCGAGATGGCCCGGTTCTGGCGCACAGCGCTGCAGAGCATCGTCGCGCCGGTGATCTCCACTTCGCTCTATTTCGTGGTGTTCGGTGCCGCCATCGGCTCGCGGATGCAGACGGTCGACGGCGTTCCCTACGGCGCCTTCATCGTGCCGGGGCTGATCATGCTCTCTCTGCTGACGCAGAGCGTCTCGAACGCGGCCTTCGGCATCTACTTCCCGCGCTTTGCCGGCACGATCTACGAGCTGCTCTCGGCGCCGATCTCGCCGTTCGAGGTGGTGCTGGGCTACGTCGGCGCGGCGGCGACGAAGTCGATCATCATCGGCCTCATCATCCTCGCCACGGCCTCGCTCTTCGTGCCGCTGCACATCGAGCACCCGTTCTGGATGGTGTTCTTCCTGCTGCTCACGGCGTTGACCTTCAGCCTGTTCGGCTTCGTGATCGGCCTTTGGGCGGACGGGTTCGAGAAGCTGCAACTGGTGCCGCTCCTCATCGTCACGCCGCTGACATTCCTCGGCGGCAGCTTCTACTCCATCGACATGCTGCCCCCGTTCTGGCGTGCGGTGACCCTGTTCAACCCGGTCGTCTACCTCGTCAGCGGCTTCCGCTGGGCCTTCTTCGGCAAGGGCGACGTGGCGGTCGGCGTCAGCATCGCCGCGACGCTGGCGTTCCTCGCGCTGTGCCTCGGGCTCGTGACCTACATCTTCCGCACGGGGTACCGGCTGAAGAGCTGA